In the Natronolimnobius baerhuensis genome, one interval contains:
- a CDS encoding MFS transporter yields the protein MRGTLRRLTRADVLVLTAAIWFLAKFLRYAFPPLFGSFQASYGVSNADLGLAFTGFMLVYAAMQFPSGVLADRLGSVSVVTAGVVLAASGSLVLIVDSPFLVLVGAMLVMGAGTGAHKTVAVRLLSRAYPHRTGRALGVLDTFGTFGGVIAPTAVVAVAGVHFAFGASWRLIFLGTGILGLVLAVAFWVRVPARVPDETAGDATPALREAFAFGQYATLFREWRFSIFALLTVLFAFTYNGLVAFAPLYLTAEAGVTDATAGVLYSAFFLASLVQLGTGELSDRLGRLPIIVALLSLATVALVTLIALTETAGPVVLGAALVAVGIGSHGFRPVRGAYLMSAIPDDVAGGGLGVVRTLLMGAGAISPAIVGVLSEVASFQLAFSVLAASVAAATVLSIFLWVTDR from the coding sequence ATGAGAGGAACGCTTCGCCGTCTCACTCGAGCCGACGTGCTCGTCCTGACGGCTGCAATCTGGTTTCTAGCGAAGTTTCTCCGCTACGCGTTTCCGCCGCTATTTGGCTCGTTTCAGGCGAGTTACGGCGTCTCGAACGCCGACCTCGGGCTGGCGTTTACCGGCTTCATGCTCGTCTATGCCGCAATGCAGTTTCCGTCGGGCGTGCTCGCTGATCGGCTTGGTTCCGTCTCCGTCGTCACGGCAGGCGTGGTGCTCGCAGCCAGTGGCTCGTTGGTACTCATCGTCGACTCGCCGTTTCTCGTGCTCGTGGGTGCGATGCTCGTGATGGGGGCGGGAACCGGCGCGCACAAAACTGTCGCCGTTCGATTGCTCTCTCGAGCCTATCCCCATCGGACGGGCCGCGCACTCGGCGTCCTCGATACGTTCGGCACGTTCGGCGGTGTGATCGCGCCAACGGCTGTCGTCGCAGTCGCAGGCGTCCACTTCGCGTTCGGCGCGAGCTGGCGGCTCATTTTTTTGGGGACAGGGATTCTCGGACTCGTCCTCGCAGTCGCGTTCTGGGTTCGTGTTCCGGCTCGAGTGCCGGATGAAACGGCGGGTGATGCCACACCGGCACTTCGCGAGGCGTTTGCGTTCGGCCAGTATGCAACCCTGTTTCGAGAGTGGCGATTTTCGATATTCGCCTTGCTGACGGTGTTGTTTGCGTTTACCTACAACGGCCTCGTCGCGTTCGCACCGTTGTATCTGACCGCCGAAGCGGGGGTGACGGATGCGACGGCAGGAGTGCTCTACAGTGCGTTCTTCCTTGCGAGTCTGGTCCAACTTGGGACTGGTGAACTGAGCGACCGGCTCGGTCGACTGCCGATCATCGTCGCTTTACTCTCGCTCGCGACGGTCGCACTCGTCACGCTCATCGCACTGACTGAGACGGCTGGCCCGGTCGTCCTCGGGGCCGCACTCGTCGCGGTCGGAATCGGATCACACGGCTTTCGCCCCGTCAGAGGGGCCTATCTCATGAGTGCGATCCCGGATGACGTTGCAGGTGGTGGACTGGGAGTTGTTCGAACGCTGCTCATGGGTGCGGGGGCGATCTCTCCGGCGATTGTCGGCGTGCTGTCCGAAGTTGCGAGCTTCCAACTGGCGTTTTCGGTCCTGGCCGCCTCGGTTGCGGCCGCAACTGTACTCAGTATCTTCCTCTGGGTGACGGACCGATAG
- a CDS encoding DUF7501 family protein, giving the protein MAVNGTREWTDPTTCPFCGDQLSSPGVGFVDHIDDSGSCEQEFDHWRENVAGDLAGEWSG; this is encoded by the coding sequence ATGGCAGTGAATGGTACTCGAGAATGGACTGATCCCACAACGTGTCCCTTCTGTGGGGACCAGTTGTCATCACCCGGCGTGGGGTTTGTTGATCACATAGACGACAGTGGTTCGTGTGAACAGGAGTTCGATCACTGGCGCGAAAACGTGGCTGGTGACCTCGCTGGAGAGTGGAGTGGCTGA
- a CDS encoding rubrerythrin-like domain-containing protein, with amino-acid sequence MVYTDPYTPTRSRYECRRCGYQESTDSLSSCPECNGHTQNIAVGRE; translated from the coding sequence ATGGTCTACACGGACCCATACACACCAACCCGTTCGCGGTACGAATGCCGGCGTTGTGGCTATCAGGAATCAACCGACTCACTCAGTTCTTGTCCCGAGTGTAACGGACACACACAAAACATCGCTGTTGGCAGGGAGTAG
- a CDS encoding SHOCT domain-containing protein, which produces MASDSGGRDYNLTELFALKFVLADVVIIAALLLAGPWVAVAITALFVLSFVLLWYLTRPADDTDETEQAVDPVTQLQQRYAAGELSETEFERRLDHLVESNERAERAGVDTDELELEYERSD; this is translated from the coding sequence ATGGCCAGCGATAGCGGTGGGCGAGACTACAACCTCACGGAACTGTTCGCCCTCAAGTTCGTCCTCGCGGACGTGGTGATCATCGCGGCGCTGTTATTGGCAGGCCCGTGGGTCGCAGTCGCGATCACTGCGCTGTTCGTACTCAGTTTTGTTCTGCTCTGGTATCTCACCCGACCCGCAGACGACACAGACGAGACCGAACAGGCTGTTGATCCGGTCACCCAACTTCAGCAACGCTACGCCGCGGGTGAACTCTCCGAAACCGAGTTCGAACGCCGCCTCGATCACCTCGTCGAATCGAACGAACGCGCCGAACGTGCTGGCGTCGACACCGACGAGTTAGAACTCGAGTACGAGCGCTCGGATTGA
- a CDS encoding HAD-IIA family hydrolase, translated as MTEYEAVILDIDGTIIRGDDLLSGAAAGIRTLEEAGCSRLLFSNNPTRGSAHYREKLAPYGLEVDPETVLTSATVTAQYLADTHPDERVFLVGSPRLETILEEAAIELTTAPDAADVVLGSFDREFSYSDLTDALQALEDGSAFYGTDPDTTIPVDGGTIPGSGAILAAMEAAAGREPDAILGKPSAVAAEAANARLEAPPERTLVVGDRLDTDIALGKQAGMETAVVLTGVTERADLEGGSPEPDHVLESLGDIETIL; from the coding sequence ATGACCGAGTACGAGGCCGTGATCCTCGACATCGACGGGACAATCATTCGCGGCGACGACCTCCTTTCCGGGGCGGCCGCCGGCATCCGAACCCTCGAGGAGGCGGGCTGTTCGCGGCTGTTATTTTCGAATAACCCGACGCGGGGTAGCGCCCACTACCGCGAGAAACTCGCACCGTACGGACTCGAGGTTGACCCGGAGACCGTCCTGACCTCGGCGACGGTGACCGCACAGTACCTCGCCGACACCCATCCCGACGAGCGCGTTTTCCTCGTTGGGAGCCCGCGACTCGAGACGATTCTCGAGGAGGCAGCAATCGAACTGACGACGGCCCCCGACGCGGCCGATGTCGTCCTTGGCTCGTTCGACCGCGAGTTCTCCTACAGCGATCTCACCGACGCCTTACAGGCACTCGAGGACGGGAGCGCGTTCTATGGCACCGATCCGGATACGACGATCCCGGTCGACGGGGGCACCATCCCCGGCTCGGGAGCGATTCTCGCGGCCATGGAGGCGGCCGCGGGACGCGAACCCGATGCCATCCTCGGGAAACCCTCCGCGGTCGCCGCCGAGGCAGCGAACGCGCGACTCGAGGCCCCACCCGAACGAACGCTCGTCGTCGGCGACCGGCTCGATACCGACATTGCACTCGGCAAGCAGGCTGGCATGGAGACGGCTGTCGTCCTCACGGGCGTGACGGAGCGGGCGGATCTCGAGGGGGGTAGTCCAGAGCCGGATCACGTCCTCGAGTCGCTCGGCGATATCGAGACGATTCTTTGA
- a CDS encoding glycine zipper 2TM domain-containing protein, with product MRAKLTTIVRRARYAAFGAAVGAAVGSLFGRNGASTGGAIGGLVGAFVAETRETADEYIGEARGRVDDAKTE from the coding sequence ATGCGAGCGAAGCTCACAACCATCGTTCGACGGGCACGCTACGCTGCCTTCGGGGCCGCAGTCGGTGCCGCGGTCGGCAGTCTGTTCGGTCGAAACGGAGCAAGCACTGGCGGCGCAATCGGCGGACTGGTCGGCGCGTTCGTCGCCGAAACACGCGAGACAGCAGACGAGTACATCGGCGAAGCGAGAGGACGCGTCGACGACGCGAAAACCGAGTAG
- a CDS encoding S66 family peptidase, whose protein sequence is MTVVTTPPPLERGDNIAVIAPSSNPIEEYPHVYDRGLERLREVFDLEPVEFPTVAMGNEELADEPEARARDIMDAFADPEINGVIALIGGNDQIRVLEHLDPKVLRANPTRFYGYSDNTNLALYLWNLGIVSYYGPCVFTELAMDGEMFEHTIAYTERAFFANSFGEIQPAERFTDEPGDWADPDSLEQARDTEANPGWHWAGGDDPVSGRVWGGCLEILDQQFLADRYLPDEDDLEGTILALETSGELPDSRWVAGVLRALGERGLLERFAGVLVGRPAARSHLDDRPRERRDAYRDQQREAIEGVLERYNPSAPLVCNVDFGHTWPTTPIPLGSVVEIDPESETIRFE, encoded by the coding sequence ATGACAGTCGTCACGACGCCACCGCCACTCGAGCGCGGCGACAATATCGCCGTCATCGCCCCATCATCGAACCCAATCGAGGAGTACCCACACGTCTACGACCGCGGCCTCGAGCGCTTGCGCGAGGTGTTCGACCTCGAGCCGGTCGAGTTCCCGACCGTCGCGATGGGCAACGAGGAGTTAGCCGACGAGCCCGAAGCGCGCGCTCGAGATATCATGGATGCCTTCGCGGATCCCGAGATCAACGGCGTCATTGCCCTCATCGGCGGTAACGACCAGATTCGCGTCCTCGAGCATCTCGATCCGAAAGTCCTCCGGGCAAATCCAACCAGGTTCTACGGCTACAGCGACAACACGAACCTTGCGCTGTATCTCTGGAATCTGGGAATTGTCTCCTACTACGGCCCCTGCGTCTTCACCGAACTCGCAATGGACGGCGAGATGTTCGAGCACACAATTGCGTACACCGAACGTGCCTTCTTCGCGAACTCGTTTGGCGAGATTCAGCCCGCCGAGCGCTTCACCGACGAACCCGGCGACTGGGCAGATCCCGACTCGCTCGAGCAGGCCCGCGACACCGAAGCGAATCCGGGTTGGCACTGGGCCGGCGGCGACGACCCCGTCTCGGGACGCGTCTGGGGCGGCTGCCTCGAGATTCTCGACCAGCAGTTCCTCGCGGACCGATACCTCCCCGACGAGGACGACCTCGAGGGGACGATCCTCGCGCTCGAGACCTCCGGGGAACTGCCCGATTCCAGGTGGGTCGCTGGCGTCCTCAGAGCCCTCGGCGAGCGCGGCCTGCTCGAGCGCTTCGCCGGCGTGCTCGTCGGTCGCCCGGCAGCGCGATCACACCTCGATGACCGCCCGCGGGAGCGTCGCGACGCGTATCGAGACCAGCAGCGCGAGGCAATCGAGGGCGTCCTCGAGCGGTACAATCCGAGCGCACCGCTCGTCTGCAACGTCGATTTCGGGCACACGTGGCCGACGACGCCGATTCCACTCGGCAGCGTCGTCGAGATTGATCCCGAGAGCGAGACGATTCGCTTCGAGTGA
- a CDS encoding acyl-CoA thioesterase, giving the protein MTALIETVIENREMVQPNHANMLDVAHGGNVMKWMDEVGAMSAMRFAGETCVTAHVNRMDFERPIPVGDTAYITAYVYDAGTSSVKVRLVTEREDLRTREREKTTESYFVYVAIDEDNEPTPVPELTVSSEQENQLRQQALAGENGD; this is encoded by the coding sequence ATGACTGCACTGATCGAAACCGTCATCGAGAACCGCGAGATGGTCCAGCCGAATCACGCCAACATGCTCGACGTCGCCCACGGTGGCAACGTCATGAAGTGGATGGACGAGGTGGGAGCAATGAGCGCGATGCGGTTTGCGGGCGAAACCTGTGTCACCGCCCACGTCAACCGCATGGACTTCGAGCGCCCGATTCCAGTCGGCGACACGGCCTACATCACCGCTTATGTCTACGACGCCGGCACCTCGAGCGTCAAGGTCCGACTGGTCACCGAGCGCGAAGACCTCCGGACGCGCGAACGCGAGAAGACGACCGAATCCTACTTCGTCTACGTCGCGATTGACGAAGATAACGAACCGACGCCGGTGCCCGAACTTACGGTCTCGAGCGAGCAGGAGAATCAGCTTCGCCAGCAGGCGCTTGCAGGCGAAAACGGCGACTGA
- a CDS encoding TraB/GumN family protein: MSDAGDANVPEPPDSETAEQGSVEVLGTAHVSQASVDDVHEAVDREQPDIVAVELDEGRYQQMQGGTPDDLEAKDLLSGNTVFQFLAYWMLSYVQSRLGDQFDIEPGADMKAGIDAAERNGSGVALVDRDIQITIQRFWRRLSFTEKLKMVGGLALGITNPKTIGLAFGAVGGALLGFVFAAFISPYLGLGETLLLGITATSTLQYVGAVGLGTAGGLFIGLLFIPSIESADRYTGGLLDGFSLSLVIGVLVGIAGSLALVATSTFVGPFSAGALESAGIYTIRGGVGLLAGLGIGVTLGAILGLVLSALGGDVEEVEQIDIEEMTDGDVVAAMMEEFRQFSPRGANALIDERDAYIAHNLHALRQQGHDVLAVVGAGHKAGIENYLLNPDQLPPMESLTGTASSRRFSPLKIFGYLVMLGFFGFFFLLIMAGVQNTFLLQLFLAWFLFNGIFAFTLARLAGARWTSAGVGGLVAWLTSINPLIAPGWFAGYVELKHRPVNVRDIQTLNEIVGDTERPVGEAMDDMFNVPLFRLIMIVALTNIGSLIATVLFPLVVLPYLAPGIGGVDALMAELLQGAQNSLELLRGLIP, translated from the coding sequence ATGAGCGATGCAGGCGACGCCAATGTCCCGGAACCCCCCGACAGCGAGACCGCCGAGCAGGGGTCCGTCGAGGTTCTCGGGACGGCCCACGTTTCCCAGGCCAGCGTCGATGACGTCCACGAAGCAGTCGACAGAGAACAACCCGATATCGTCGCCGTCGAACTCGACGAAGGGCGATATCAGCAGATGCAAGGCGGCACACCCGACGACCTCGAGGCCAAAGACCTCCTTTCGGGTAACACCGTCTTCCAGTTCTTAGCGTACTGGATGCTCTCGTACGTCCAGTCACGACTCGGCGACCAGTTCGACATCGAACCTGGCGCGGACATGAAAGCCGGCATTGACGCCGCCGAGCGAAACGGCAGCGGCGTCGCGCTGGTCGACCGCGACATTCAGATTACGATCCAGCGGTTCTGGCGGCGGTTATCGTTTACCGAGAAGTTGAAAATGGTCGGCGGGCTCGCACTCGGGATTACGAACCCGAAAACCATCGGGCTCGCCTTTGGCGCCGTTGGCGGCGCACTCCTCGGATTCGTCTTCGCCGCGTTCATCTCGCCGTATCTTGGTCTCGGCGAGACGCTGTTGCTCGGCATCACCGCCACCTCGACGCTGCAGTACGTCGGCGCAGTCGGACTCGGAACTGCTGGTGGCCTCTTCATCGGCCTCCTGTTTATCCCCTCTATCGAATCCGCCGACAGATACACTGGCGGCCTCCTCGATGGCTTTTCACTCAGTCTCGTCATCGGCGTGCTTGTCGGAATCGCGGGGAGCCTCGCGTTGGTCGCCACCAGCACGTTCGTCGGCCCGTTCTCCGCAGGCGCACTCGAGAGCGCTGGCATCTACACCATCCGTGGCGGCGTTGGACTGCTCGCAGGGCTCGGAATCGGCGTGACGCTCGGAGCCATACTGGGGCTCGTCCTCAGTGCACTCGGCGGTGACGTCGAGGAAGTCGAGCAGATCGATATCGAGGAGATGACCGACGGCGACGTCGTCGCCGCGATGATGGAGGAGTTCCGCCAGTTCAGCCCCCGCGGTGCAAACGCCCTAATCGACGAACGCGACGCCTATATCGCCCACAACCTGCACGCGCTTCGCCAACAGGGGCACGACGTGCTCGCCGTCGTCGGTGCCGGGCACAAAGCCGGCATCGAGAACTACCTCCTGAACCCCGACCAACTCCCACCGATGGAGTCGCTCACCGGCACGGCCTCGAGTCGGCGGTTCTCGCCGCTGAAAATCTTCGGCTACCTCGTGATGCTCGGCTTCTTCGGGTTTTTCTTCCTGCTGATTATGGCGGGCGTCCAGAACACCTTCCTCCTGCAATTGTTCCTCGCGTGGTTCCTGTTTAACGGCATCTTCGCGTTTACGCTCGCCCGGCTCGCAGGTGCACGTTGGACCAGCGCCGGCGTCGGCGGCCTCGTGGCGTGGCTGACGAGTATCAACCCGCTGATCGCGCCAGGCTGGTTCGCGGGCTACGTCGAACTCAAACACCGACCGGTCAACGTCCGCGACATCCAGACGCTGAACGAAATCGTCGGCGACACCGAGCGACCAGTTGGCGAGGCGATGGACGACATGTTCAATGTCCCGCTGTTCCGACTCATCATGATCGTCGCGCTGACGAACATTGGAAGTCTCATCGCGACCGTCCTCTTCCCGCTGGTCGTGTTGCCGTATCTGGCACCCGGTATCGGCGGCGTCGATGCACTGATGGCTGAACTGCTCCAGGGCGCTCAAAACAGCCTCGAGTTACTCCGTGGCCTCATTCCATGA
- a CDS encoding zinc metalloprotease: protein MSMQTTRRSEPDLTFSSKELFDLAVAWIVLSVAFALLFEPIHRVAGVTVGSFVTMIGLSFVTVGVAFLLHELAHKVVAIEYGQLAEFRADYQMLFLAIMSALIGFLFAAPGAVYHRGRITKRENAMIALAGPLTNHLLAVLFLPLMLFGGYLGLIGHMGVLINLFLAAFNMIPFGPLDGKTVLTWNKAAFGAVFAVSVILLVGFALTFGFW from the coding sequence ATGAGCATGCAAACGACTCGCCGGTCGGAGCCGGACCTTACCTTCAGCAGCAAGGAACTGTTCGATCTCGCGGTCGCCTGGATTGTCCTGAGCGTCGCGTTCGCGCTGTTGTTCGAGCCGATTCACCGCGTTGCTGGCGTCACTGTCGGCTCGTTCGTGACGATGATCGGGCTGAGCTTCGTCACCGTGGGCGTTGCATTCCTCTTACACGAACTCGCCCACAAGGTCGTCGCAATCGAGTACGGCCAACTCGCGGAGTTTCGCGCGGACTACCAGATGCTGTTTCTGGCGATCATGAGTGCCCTGATCGGCTTTCTTTTCGCTGCTCCCGGGGCTGTCTACCACCGCGGGCGCATCACGAAACGAGAGAACGCGATGATCGCCCTGGCCGGCCCGCTGACGAACCACCTACTCGCCGTGCTCTTCTTACCGCTGATGCTGTTCGGTGGCTACCTCGGGCTGATCGGACACATGGGCGTTTTGATCAACCTCTTTCTCGCCGCGTTCAACATGATCCCGTTCGGCCCACTTGACGGGAAAACGGTCCTGACGTGGAACAAAGCCGCCTTCGGCGCTGTCTTCGCCGTGAGCGTAATCCTGCTCGTCGGGTTTGCCCTGACGTTTGGCTTCTGGTGA
- the purM gene encoding phosphoribosylformylglycinamidine cyclo-ligase, whose translation MTDSADNEDDERLTYADSGVDIEASEDATAALLEAFGSDLRTEYAGLIDIGDRYLALATDGVGTKLLVAEALEDFSTIGIDCIAMNVNDLVAAGVEPVAFVDYLAIDEPDEEITNQVGEGLAVGLEQSDLTMLGGETAVMPDVVTGFDLAGTCVGLADKDEIFEGEAAVGDALVGFPSNGIHSNGLTLAREAATRNHDYTDTFPLDPERTIGEELLRPTRIYTDLLESMHDHDVRAAAHVTGGGWTNLLRMGKRNYVIENPLPAQPIFEFIQAEGNVTDEEMHRTFNMGTGFVVALPDEQAESLVAETDGQRIGRVEDGKTVDIRGLSLE comes from the coding sequence ATGACCGATTCAGCGGACAACGAAGATGACGAACGGCTCACCTACGCCGACTCCGGCGTCGATATCGAAGCCAGCGAGGACGCAACCGCAGCCCTGCTCGAGGCCTTCGGGAGCGACCTTCGAACCGAGTACGCCGGCTTGATCGACATCGGTGACCGCTATCTCGCGCTCGCGACCGACGGCGTTGGCACGAAACTACTCGTCGCGGAAGCACTCGAGGACTTCTCGACGATTGGGATCGACTGCATCGCGATGAACGTCAACGACCTCGTCGCCGCGGGCGTCGAACCCGTCGCGTTCGTTGACTACCTCGCCATCGACGAGCCTGACGAGGAGATCACGAATCAGGTCGGTGAGGGACTCGCAGTCGGCTTAGAGCAGTCAGACTTGACGATGCTCGGTGGCGAAACCGCTGTCATGCCCGACGTCGTGACAGGCTTCGACCTCGCGGGAACCTGCGTCGGACTGGCCGACAAAGACGAGATCTTCGAGGGCGAGGCCGCAGTCGGCGACGCGCTCGTGGGCTTCCCGTCGAACGGCATCCACTCGAACGGCCTCACGCTCGCTCGCGAAGCCGCGACCCGCAACCACGACTACACCGACACCTTCCCACTCGATCCTGAGCGCACTATCGGCGAGGAACTCCTGCGCCCGACTCGGATCTATACAGACCTCCTCGAGTCGATGCACGACCACGACGTTCGCGCGGCGGCCCACGTCACCGGCGGCGGGTGGACGAACCTGCTGCGGATGGGCAAGCGCAACTACGTCATCGAGAATCCGCTGCCGGCCCAGCCGATCTTCGAGTTCATCCAGGCGGAAGGGAACGTGACCGACGAGGAGATGCACCGGACGTTCAACATGGGAACCGGATTCGTCGTGGCTCTGCCCGACGAACAGGCCGAATCGCTCGTCGCTGAAACGGACGGACAGCGCATCGGCCGCGTCGAAGACGGCAAAACAGTCGACATTCGCGGATTGAGCCTCGAGTAA
- a CDS encoding macro domain-containing protein produces the protein MEFDVIQGDIAAQSADALVNAAGTSLEMGSGVAGALRRRAGPEINAAATSKGPVDLGDVAVTDAYDLEAEYVIHAAAMPHYGDGQATEDSIRDATRNALEAADDRGCRSLVIPALGCGVAGFDFETGATIIAEEISDYDPETLEDVRLIAYSNEEYETIRTAIS, from the coding sequence ATGGAGTTCGATGTCATCCAGGGTGATATCGCCGCACAGTCCGCCGACGCGCTTGTCAACGCTGCGGGGACAAGTCTCGAGATGGGCTCAGGCGTCGCAGGTGCACTCCGACGACGGGCTGGCCCCGAAATCAATGCAGCGGCAACCTCAAAGGGTCCTGTCGACCTCGGCGACGTTGCCGTCACCGACGCCTACGACCTCGAGGCCGAGTACGTCATCCACGCGGCTGCAATGCCCCACTACGGGGACGGACAGGCAACTGAGGACAGCATTCGCGACGCGACTCGAAACGCACTCGAGGCAGCCGACGACCGTGGCTGTCGCTCGCTCGTGATTCCCGCACTCGGCTGTGGCGTCGCCGGATTCGACTTCGAGACAGGCGCGACGATCATCGCCGAGGAAATTTCGGACTACGACCCGGAGACGCTCGAGGACGTTCGACTCATCGCCTACAGCAACGAGGAGTACGAAACGATACGAACGGCGATTAGCTGA
- the dpsA gene encoding DNA starvation/stationary phase protection protein DpsA translates to MSTQKTVRQPADVVEENELRLDQDKAEQIVDALNTELANAYVLYHQLKKHHWVVEGAEFLPLHKFLEEAYEHVEEGADIIAERAQALGGVPVSGPANQQERATVEFEGEDVYDARTMFQHDLEMYGDIIESMRDSIELADNLGDYATAEILREILVTLEEDGHHFEHYLEDDTLVLEDATKER, encoded by the coding sequence ATGAGCACCCAGAAAACCGTCCGTCAACCGGCAGACGTCGTTGAGGAGAACGAACTTCGGCTCGATCAGGATAAGGCCGAACAGATCGTCGACGCGTTGAACACGGAACTTGCGAACGCGTACGTGCTGTATCACCAACTCAAAAAGCACCACTGGGTCGTCGAGGGCGCAGAGTTCCTCCCGCTCCACAAGTTCCTCGAGGAGGCCTACGAGCACGTCGAGGAGGGTGCAGACATCATCGCCGAGCGCGCGCAGGCACTCGGCGGCGTTCCCGTCTCCGGACCGGCGAACCAGCAAGAGCGCGCCACCGTCGAGTTCGAGGGCGAAGACGTCTACGACGCCCGGACGATGTTCCAGCACGACCTCGAGATGTACGGTGATATCATCGAGTCGATGCGTGACAGCATCGAACTCGCGGATAATCTCGGCGACTACGCGACTGCCGAAATCCTGCGTGAAATCCTCGTGACGCTCGAGGAAGACGGCCACCACTTCGAGCATTACCTCGAGGACGACACGCTCGTGCTCGAAGACGCGACGAAAGAACGGTAA
- a CDS encoding Lrp/AsnC family transcriptional regulator, whose translation MSEREVLELLRENARYSTADIARMTDLDESEVDRAIEELEAAGVVCGYQAVVDWDKLEDERVRAEVELNVHLDRETGYGDIAERLARFPQVTALRLVSGDYDFDMEVEGDSIREVSQFISEKVAPVPEITQTVTHYVMTSYKENGIELGDGDEDDRLSVSP comes from the coding sequence ATGAGCGAACGCGAGGTGCTCGAGTTGCTCCGTGAGAATGCGCGCTACTCCACGGCAGATATCGCGCGAATGACTGACCTCGACGAGTCTGAGGTCGACAGAGCCATCGAGGAACTCGAGGCAGCAGGCGTAGTCTGTGGCTATCAGGCGGTCGTCGACTGGGATAAACTGGAAGACGAGCGCGTTCGCGCCGAAGTCGAGTTGAACGTTCACCTCGACCGCGAGACTGGCTACGGTGATATCGCTGAGCGCCTCGCACGATTTCCGCAGGTCACGGCCTTGCGACTGGTCAGCGGTGACTACGACTTCGATATGGAAGTCGAGGGAGACTCCATCCGCGAGGTCTCGCAGTTCATCAGTGAAAAGGTCGCACCCGTCCCCGAGATCACCCAGACGGTCACTCACTACGTGATGACCTCCTACAAAGAGAACGGGATTGAACTCGGCGACGGCGACGAGGACGACCGACTCTCGGTGTCGCCCTGA